One stretch of Variovorax sp. TBS-050B DNA includes these proteins:
- the purD gene encoding phosphoribosylamine--glycine ligase → MKVLVIGGGGREHALAWRLAQSSRVSRVYVAPGNGGTASDERYDCIDITEPAALREWAAKEKIALTVVGPEAPLAAGVVDEFRSHGLRIFGPTRAAAQLESSKAFSKAFMKRHKIPTAEYEAFTDAAAAHAYIDAKGAPIVVKADGLAAGKGVVVAMTAQEAHEAVDFMLVDNKFGVSHNDGGARVVIEEFLQGEEASFIVLCDGKNVTALATSQDHKRLLDNDEGPNTGGMGAYSPAPVVTAEVHARAMREIILPTIRGMEKDGIPYTGFLYAGLMIDAAGHPKTLEFNCRMGDPETQPIMMRLKSDLFQVFWHATDGTLDQVELQWDRRVALGVVMAAHGYPLSPRKGDRITGIPAEAPDAVVFHAGTTQQDGELKTSGGRVLCVTVLADSVKLAQQRAYEVAARIGFDGAQYRKDIGHRAVQARNNPQT, encoded by the coding sequence ATGAAGGTACTGGTAATCGGGGGCGGCGGCCGGGAGCACGCGCTCGCGTGGCGCCTGGCGCAGTCCAGCCGCGTGAGCCGCGTCTACGTGGCGCCGGGCAACGGCGGCACCGCGAGCGACGAGCGCTACGACTGCATCGACATCACCGAGCCCGCCGCGCTGCGCGAGTGGGCCGCGAAGGAGAAGATCGCGCTCACCGTCGTCGGCCCCGAGGCGCCGCTGGCGGCCGGCGTGGTGGACGAATTCCGCTCGCACGGCCTGCGCATCTTCGGCCCCACGCGTGCGGCCGCGCAGCTCGAAAGCTCCAAGGCCTTCTCCAAGGCCTTCATGAAGCGCCACAAGATCCCGACCGCCGAATACGAGGCCTTCACCGATGCGGCCGCGGCGCATGCGTACATCGACGCCAAGGGCGCGCCGATCGTGGTCAAGGCCGACGGCCTCGCGGCCGGCAAGGGCGTGGTGGTGGCCATGACCGCGCAGGAAGCGCACGAGGCGGTCGACTTCATGCTGGTCGACAACAAGTTCGGCGTCTCGCACAACGACGGCGGCGCCCGCGTGGTGATCGAGGAGTTCCTGCAGGGCGAGGAAGCCAGTTTCATCGTGCTGTGCGACGGCAAGAACGTCACCGCGCTCGCGACCAGCCAGGACCATAAGCGCCTGCTCGACAACGACGAGGGTCCGAACACCGGCGGCATGGGCGCGTATTCGCCCGCGCCCGTGGTCACGGCCGAGGTGCATGCGCGCGCGATGCGCGAGATCATCCTGCCGACCATCCGCGGCATGGAGAAGGACGGCATCCCGTACACCGGCTTCCTCTACGCCGGCCTGATGATCGACGCGGCCGGCCATCCGAAGACGCTCGAATTCAACTGCCGCATGGGCGACCCCGAGACGCAGCCGATCATGATGCGCCTCAAGTCCGACCTGTTCCAGGTGTTCTGGCATGCCACCGACGGCACGCTCGACCAGGTCGAGCTGCAGTGGGACCGGCGCGTGGCGCTCGGCGTGGTGATGGCGGCGCACGGCTATCCGCTCTCGCCGCGCAAGGGCGACCGCATCACCGGCATTCCGGCCGAGGCGCCCGATGCGGTGGTGTTCCATGCGGGCACCACGCAGCAGGACGGCGAGCTCAAGACCAGCGGCGGCCGCGTGCTCTGCGTGACCGTGCTCGCCGACAGCGTCAAGCTCGCGCAGCAGCGCGCCTACGAAGTCGCGGCGCGCATCGGCTTCGACGGCGCCCAGTACCGCAAGGACATCGGCCACCGCGCCGTGCAGGCGCGCAACAACCCGCAAACCTGA
- a CDS encoding YebC/PmpR family DNA-binding transcriptional regulator: MAGHSKWANIQHRKGRQDEKRGKLWTRAIREIMVAARAGGGDLSANPRLRLAVEKAKAVNLPADTVKRNIDKATGNLEGVNYEEIRYEGYGIGGAAIIVDTMTDNRVRTVAEVRHAFAKHGGNMGTEGSVAFQFKHCGQIIFAPGTDEDKVMELALEAGAEDVVTDDDGAIEVLTAVGDFEAVKSALEAGGLKPEVAEVTMRAENTVEVTGEDAARMQKLLDVLEDLDDVQEVYHNAALSE; encoded by the coding sequence GAGAAGCGGGGCAAGCTCTGGACCCGAGCCATCCGCGAGATCATGGTGGCCGCGCGCGCCGGCGGCGGTGACCTCAGCGCCAACCCGCGGCTGCGGCTCGCGGTCGAAAAGGCCAAGGCCGTCAACCTGCCGGCCGACACCGTCAAGCGCAACATCGACAAGGCGACCGGCAACCTCGAAGGCGTGAACTACGAGGAAATTCGTTACGAAGGGTACGGCATCGGCGGCGCCGCGATCATCGTCGACACCATGACCGACAACCGCGTGCGCACCGTGGCCGAGGTGCGCCACGCTTTCGCCAAGCACGGCGGCAACATGGGCACCGAAGGCTCGGTGGCCTTCCAGTTCAAGCACTGCGGCCAGATCATCTTCGCGCCCGGCACCGACGAGGACAAGGTGATGGAACTCGCGCTCGAGGCCGGCGCGGAGGACGTGGTCACCGACGACGACGGCGCCATCGAGGTGCTGACCGCGGTCGGCGACTTCGAAGCCGTCAAGAGCGCGCTCGAGGCGGGCGGCCTCAAGCCCGAGGTGGCCGAGGTCACGATGCGGGCCGAGAACACCGTCGAGGTGACCGGCGAGGACGCGGCCAGGATGCAGAAGCTGCTCGATGTGCTCGAAGACCTGGACGACGTCCAGGAGGTCTATCACAACGCTGCGCTTTCCGAATGA